In a single window of the Olivibacter sp. SDN3 genome:
- a CDS encoding translocation/assembly module TamB domain-containing protein has product MITLLFALQFSGVQTFLTKKVAAYLSKELGTTITVEGVYFRPFSSLRLDKVYIEDLDQDTLLYINELNANIDLHKVGSGQLIMNDVSLSNAQFYLKKVQDSTSNLTFIIDYFKSSKEKTDQSSFNVQLKTLSLKSVDFKYKNYLATESLKGVNFNDIDLFGLSGELTNIDFENHLFQASIKNLRLTEKSGFVLKKLEGLVTVDRDNMEFKELYVQTNQSTFGEYIKFSYNDFSDFSDFINKVNVQADIKDARINSTDIEFFAPSIEVTKFNLGVSGTVSGKVNSFVGNKMLIKGGQATYFRGDIKVTGLPSIDHTIFDLNIEQIASNKKDLDKLVGDFSGRKEEVLPAFLSQLGQINYSGKLIGLYNDFQIDGALKTKIGQLDADLEISLKDNNMYRGRIASESFDIGEIIGNKSEIGIAAFQLAVDGNGFNLNEINANIDGEVKSLNFKKYTYHNIKLEGDVIDNFILGRLAINDSNLNLEVEGKVNFAEELPQYDLIAAIEKADLKAIGFYKDSLTIEGHIKTKFAGNNLNNIVGETSLKQIVLRMPSYSTSIDSLVLTANNIGVERHITISSDIADVVLNGEIDLNNFPAYFKSIIKKYIPSWKEELNTGDQSFDFALRLKRAEPLMMLFFPSIQIPDTVILNGKFSTDDSVANLNGYIPMLEIGKIKVKDIILDEVAMDESLHLTLTADRVNITDSLYVKNINISNILSDDSLRFNVKLSDIDANNQLDLNGLVEFRENERLLLSLLPSNVIINREDWKLEDRVNFDFIDGRTQIKNFELANGAQNVKINGWISKDPSDVLDVKFEKFDLSTLAGLTNPLGINLQGKLNGDFQLVSVFKNPYISADVNSSDIVYNDRGIGDMTLLAEMDPATNLVGLDMKIQYQGAETLKIKGSYDAVAQENSLKLNAALEDSEIVLFEPFLKKLVSDLEGTVSADIQIDGTPLNPIISGDCQFNQASFTVNYLQTRYTINDKVAVNNSSIELDNLTILDENEHKAIATGRVDMSTPLDPNIEVEVKAENFMVLNTTAKDNALYYGKAFGSGDFSFKGLTSSMDIDIKASTEEGTVFNIPLNASGTVSENEFITFVSKDSTFSASKSSYFDGLTLHIDLDITRNAEANIFTDLGKLSGTGNGNITMNITSLGDFEMFGDYVIQQGKFTFTAQDFINKIFEISRGGTIRWTGNPVEALINLTAIYEVRTSVRPLYVAAGRAGTDQRVVAQAEMILGGNLLHPEISFAIDFPIDSYVKDELQNYFSDANNVNQQALSLIVRRSFAPGTGTDLTTELNNTFLSAGTELAFNQLNNVISQSLNLNFVDFNIRSLNEASASIRLLNNRLMLTGGVTDRRGELNDFNLFSNQVASDVEALFLIRKNGNLLLRASNRLNNRNFLNPNDEYVSALGLVYRQEFDTVGEFFRRMFLLNRKKKDNEDDTTEEISAEEKSSSAVQGSRVN; this is encoded by the coding sequence GTGATAACACTATTATTTGCTTTGCAGTTTAGCGGCGTACAGACCTTTTTGACAAAGAAGGTAGCGGCATATCTTTCTAAAGAACTGGGAACTACCATCACCGTAGAAGGTGTTTATTTTAGGCCTTTTTCATCTTTAAGATTAGATAAAGTATATATCGAAGACTTAGATCAAGACACATTACTGTATATTAATGAGCTCAACGCTAACATCGATCTTCATAAAGTGGGTAGTGGACAGCTGATCATGAATGATGTATCACTTTCGAATGCACAGTTTTACTTAAAAAAAGTACAAGACTCGACCAGTAATTTAACATTTATTATAGATTATTTCAAGTCGTCTAAGGAAAAGACAGATCAAAGTTCTTTTAATGTTCAGTTGAAAACCTTGTCTCTCAAGTCTGTGGATTTTAAGTATAAAAATTATTTAGCAACTGAATCTTTAAAGGGCGTTAACTTTAATGATATCGATCTTTTCGGTCTTAGTGGAGAACTTACAAATATTGATTTTGAAAACCATTTATTTCAGGCATCGATAAAAAATTTACGGCTGACAGAAAAAAGTGGTTTTGTTTTAAAGAAATTGGAGGGACTGGTTACTGTGGACCGTGATAATATGGAGTTTAAAGAACTCTATGTCCAAACGAACCAAAGCACATTCGGGGAGTATATCAAATTTAGTTATAACGATTTTTCTGATTTTTCCGATTTTATTAATAAGGTAAATGTCCAGGCTGATATTAAAGATGCTAGAATAAATTCAACCGATATTGAGTTTTTTGCACCTTCGATAGAGGTTACTAAATTTAATCTTGGTGTAAGTGGCACCGTCTCGGGAAAGGTAAACAGCTTCGTAGGTAATAAGATGCTTATAAAAGGAGGACAAGCGACCTATTTTCGAGGTGACATAAAAGTAACGGGTTTGCCCAGTATCGACCATACCATTTTTGATCTAAATATTGAGCAAATTGCTTCGAATAAAAAGGACTTAGATAAATTAGTGGGAGATTTTAGTGGTAGGAAAGAGGAAGTATTGCCTGCATTTCTTTCACAGCTGGGGCAAATTAATTATTCGGGTAAACTTATAGGATTATATAATGATTTTCAGATTGATGGAGCATTAAAGACAAAAATTGGACAATTAGATGCTGATCTGGAAATTTCTTTAAAAGATAACAACATGTATCGGGGACGTATAGCCTCAGAGTCATTCGACATAGGAGAGATTATAGGGAACAAAAGTGAAATCGGGATTGCTGCATTTCAATTAGCGGTAGATGGTAATGGGTTCAATTTGAATGAGATTAACGCGAATATTGATGGGGAAGTTAAAAGCCTGAATTTTAAAAAATATACTTACCATAATATTAAACTAGAAGGAGATGTCATTGATAATTTTATTCTGGGGCGCTTAGCTATCAATGATAGCAATCTGAACCTGGAAGTAGAAGGAAAGGTAAATTTTGCAGAAGAATTGCCCCAATACGATTTGATTGCCGCAATTGAAAAAGCGGATCTAAAAGCAATAGGATTTTATAAAGATAGTTTAACTATTGAAGGGCATATAAAAACTAAATTTGCAGGTAATAATCTCAACAATATCGTTGGAGAGACGAGCCTAAAACAAATAGTGCTTAGAATGCCATCTTATTCTACAAGCATTGATTCTCTGGTGCTCACCGCGAATAATATAGGTGTTGAAAGACATATAACGATCTCATCAGATATCGCAGATGTCGTTCTGAACGGCGAGATAGACTTAAATAACTTCCCCGCATATTTTAAATCTATAATAAAAAAGTATATTCCTTCCTGGAAAGAAGAGTTGAACACCGGAGATCAATCTTTTGATTTTGCACTGCGCTTAAAACGTGCAGAACCACTAATGATGCTTTTTTTTCCATCAATCCAAATACCAGACACTGTTATCTTAAACGGTAAGTTTTCGACAGACGATAGTGTCGCAAACCTGAATGGTTATATTCCGATGTTAGAGATTGGAAAAATTAAAGTGAAAGATATTATTCTGGATGAGGTAGCAATGGACGAATCTTTGCATTTAACCCTAACTGCTGATCGAGTTAACATAACCGATAGCTTGTACGTTAAAAATATCAATATCTCAAATATTTTGAGTGACGATAGTCTAAGGTTTAATGTTAAATTATCTGATATCGATGCAAATAATCAGCTTGATTTGAATGGTTTGGTTGAATTTAGGGAAAATGAAAGACTGCTGTTAAGTCTATTGCCGTCTAACGTTATCATTAATAGAGAGGATTGGAAACTAGAAGATCGAGTTAATTTTGATTTTATCGATGGGCGTACACAGATTAAAAATTTTGAACTTGCCAATGGGGCCCAAAATGTGAAAATTAATGGCTGGATCTCAAAGGATCCAAGTGACGTTCTTGATGTAAAATTTGAAAAATTTGATCTGAGTACACTGGCGGGCTTAACTAATCCCTTAGGGATTAATCTGCAAGGTAAATTAAATGGTGATTTTCAATTGGTCTCAGTGTTTAAAAACCCCTATATCTCAGCAGATGTAAATTCTTCAGATATCGTTTATAATGATCGGGGTATTGGTGATATGACACTGTTGGCTGAGATGGATCCTGCTACCAATTTGGTAGGATTGGATATGAAAATTCAATATCAAGGAGCGGAAACGCTGAAAATAAAAGGCTCGTATGATGCTGTCGCACAAGAAAACAGTCTAAAATTAAACGCTGCATTGGAAGATAGTGAGATTGTACTTTTTGAACCCTTTCTGAAGAAGTTGGTCTCGGATTTGGAGGGAACGGTTTCAGCGGATATTCAAATAGACGGAACACCGTTGAACCCAATAATAAGTGGCGATTGTCAATTTAATCAGGCCAGTTTTACGGTTAACTATTTACAAACACGTTATACCATTAACGATAAAGTAGCTGTTAATAATAGCAGTATTGAGCTGGATAATTTAACAATCCTTGATGAGAATGAGCATAAGGCAATAGCAACCGGAAGAGTTGATATGAGTACCCCCTTGGATCCCAATATTGAGGTCGAAGTAAAAGCAGAGAACTTTATGGTACTTAATACAACAGCCAAAGATAACGCATTGTATTATGGTAAGGCTTTTGGATCTGGAGATTTTTCATTCAAAGGGTTAACCAGTAGTATGGATATTGATATCAAGGCTTCAACGGAAGAGGGAACAGTATTTAATATCCCGTTAAACGCTTCAGGAACAGTAAGCGAAAATGAGTTTATAACGTTTGTTTCCAAAGATTCTACTTTTAGTGCCTCCAAAAGTTCCTATTTTGACGGGTTAACATTGCATATTGATCTGGATATTACTAGAAATGCCGAGGCTAATATATTTACAGATTTGGGTAAATTATCTGGAACAGGTAATGGTAATATAACCATGAATATAACCAGTTTAGGTGATTTTGAAATGTTTGGTGACTATGTGATTCAGCAAGGTAAATTTACTTTTACTGCACAAGACTTTATCAATAAAATCTTTGAAATAAGTAGGGGGGGGACGATCCGCTGGACGGGTAACCCTGTTGAGGCACTGATTAATTTAACGGCAATTTATGAAGTGAGGACAAGTGTTAGGCCGTTATATGTTGCAGCAGGACGAGCAGGAACCGATCAAAGAGTCGTAGCGCAGGCGGAGATGATTTTAGGTGGAAACCTTCTCCATCCGGAGATAAGTTTCGCTATTGATTTTCCGATCGATTCATACGTTAAAGATGAGTTACAGAACTACTTTAGTGATGCAAACAATGTTAATCAACAGGCATTGAGTCTGATTGTAAGGCGTAGTTTCGCACCTGGAACAGGGACTGATCTTACCACAGAGCTAAATAATACCTTTTTGAGCGCCGGCACAGAACTGGCTTTCAATCAGTTAAATAATGTGATTTCGCAATCGTTAAATCTAAACTTTGTTGATTTTAATATCCGATCACTGAATGAAGCAAGCGCTTCCATTAGATTGTTAAATAATCGTTTGATGTTAACTGGCGGTGTTACCGATAGACGGGGAGAACTAAATGATTTTAATTTATTTAGTAATCAAGTAGCAAGTGATGTTGAGGCACTTTTTTTAATTCGTAAAAATGGTAACCTCCTGTTGCGGGCTTCTAATCGGCTGAATAATAGAAATTTCTTAAATCCCAATGATGAGTATGTTAGTGCTTTAGGCTTAGTTTATAGGCAAGAATTTGATACGGTGGGAGAGTTTTTTCGACGCATGTTTTTATTAAATAGGAAGAAGAAGGACAATGAAGATGATACTACTGAAGAAATATCGGCGGAAGAAAAATCGTCTAGCGCAGTCCAAGGTAGCAGGGTGAATTAA
- the tsaD gene encoding tRNA (adenosine(37)-N6)-threonylcarbamoyltransferase complex transferase subunit TsaD, which yields MATILGIESSCDETSASICIDGKIRSNIIANQTVHEKFGGVIPELASRAHQQNIIPTVDAAIQEAKIHKNEIDAIAFTRGPGLLGSLLVGTSFAKAFALAQHIPLIEVNHMQAHILAHFIDDPKPSFPFLCLTVSGGHTQIVQVNDFFDMELIGQTIDDAAGEAFDKTAKILNLPYPGGPLIDKYAKTGNSEKFTFPEPQIKGLDFSFSGLKTSILYFVQQRLSKNPLFIEENIHDLCASVQSRIVSILLKKLKLAANETKIKNIAIAGGVSANSGLRNTLLEIAASENWKVFIPKFEYCTDNAAMISIAGYYKYLQGDFVTQDIAPLARWGIAKN from the coding sequence TTGGCAACCATTCTAGGTATCGAATCCTCTTGCGATGAAACTTCTGCCTCTATCTGTATAGACGGTAAAATACGATCAAATATTATTGCTAACCAAACGGTACACGAAAAGTTTGGTGGTGTTATCCCTGAACTTGCTTCTCGCGCACATCAACAAAATATTATACCAACGGTTGATGCAGCTATACAAGAAGCAAAAATACATAAAAATGAGATAGATGCTATAGCTTTTACCCGAGGGCCCGGATTACTTGGATCGCTCCTTGTTGGAACATCATTTGCAAAAGCTTTTGCATTGGCTCAACATATTCCGCTGATAGAGGTAAACCATATGCAAGCACATATATTAGCTCATTTCATAGACGACCCAAAGCCTAGTTTTCCATTTTTGTGTCTTACAGTTTCAGGAGGACATACACAAATTGTGCAAGTAAATGACTTTTTTGATATGGAATTAATTGGTCAAACAATTGATGACGCTGCGGGAGAAGCATTTGACAAAACTGCGAAAATCTTAAATTTACCTTATCCTGGAGGGCCATTAATCGACAAATATGCGAAGACGGGGAATTCTGAAAAATTTACTTTTCCAGAACCTCAAATCAAAGGGCTCGATTTTAGCTTTAGCGGTCTAAAGACGTCCATACTCTATTTTGTGCAGCAACGACTTTCCAAAAATCCGCTGTTTATTGAAGAAAATATACATGACCTTTGCGCTTCTGTACAATCTCGAATTGTTAGCATTCTATTAAAGAAACTTAAATTGGCCGCCAATGAAACAAAAATAAAAAATATAGCTATTGCAGGGGGCGTATCAGCTAATTCAGGTTTGAGAAATACGCTCTTGGAAATTGCGGCAAGTGAAAATTGGAAAGTATTTATTCCTAAATTTGAATATTGTACAGATAACGCTGCGATGATTTCTATAGCAGGGTATTATAAATATCTCCAAGGAGACTTTGTAACACAGGATATTGCTCCACTAGCAAGATGGGGTATAGCTAAAAACTAA
- the recA gene encoding recombinase RecA, which translates to MSNQDKLKALQLTLDKLEKSYGKGTIMKLGDSAVEPIDAISTGSLGLDIALGIGGVPKGRVIEIYGPESSGKTTLATHIIAEAQKKGGIAAIIDAEHAFDKYYARKLGVDIDNLLISQPDNGEQALEIADNLIRSGAIDVIVIDSVAALVPKGEIEGEMGDSKMGLQARLMSQALRKLTGTISKTNCCCIFINQLREKIGVMFGNPETTTGGNALKFYASVRLDIRRTSQIKDADEVAGNRVKVKIVKNKVAPPFRIAEFDIMFGEGISKVGEIIDLGVDFNVIKKSGSWFSYGDTKLGQGRDAVKTLLLDNPDLMEELEVKIKEMISPDKLEEI; encoded by the coding sequence ATGAGCAATCAAGATAAGTTAAAGGCCTTACAGTTAACACTCGATAAATTAGAAAAGTCTTATGGTAAGGGTACCATCATGAAATTAGGTGATTCTGCTGTGGAGCCTATAGATGCTATTTCTACCGGATCTTTAGGCCTTGATATTGCATTGGGAATTGGGGGAGTTCCAAAAGGCCGGGTCATTGAGATATATGGACCTGAATCTTCAGGTAAAACTACTTTGGCAACTCATATTATTGCGGAGGCACAGAAAAAAGGAGGAATAGCAGCTATCATAGATGCTGAACACGCTTTTGATAAGTACTATGCGCGTAAGCTTGGTGTAGATATTGATAACCTATTGATTTCACAACCAGATAATGGGGAGCAGGCGCTGGAAATTGCTGATAATTTGATACGGTCCGGGGCTATTGACGTTATCGTAATAGACTCGGTAGCAGCCTTGGTGCCTAAAGGGGAAATTGAGGGTGAGATGGGTGATTCTAAAATGGGCTTGCAAGCTAGATTGATGTCGCAAGCTTTACGTAAGCTCACAGGAACCATATCAAAAACAAATTGCTGCTGTATATTTATTAACCAGCTTCGTGAAAAAATTGGTGTAATGTTTGGTAATCCCGAAACGACAACAGGCGGGAACGCTTTGAAATTCTATGCTTCCGTACGTTTAGATATACGCAGAACTTCACAGATTAAAGATGCAGATGAAGTTGCCGGGAATAGGGTAAAGGTGAAGATTGTGAAAAATAAAGTTGCTCCACCTTTTCGGATAGCGGAGTTCGATATTATGTTCGGAGAAGGAATCTCAAAAGTTGGTGAAATTATAGACCTAGGTGTAGATTTTAATGTGATTAAAAAGTCTGGATCTTGGTTCAGCTATGGAGATACTAAGCTTGGCCAGGGGAGAGATGCTGTTAAAACTTTATTGTTAGACAATCCCGATTTAATGGAAGAGCTTGAAGTGAAAATTAAGGAAATGATTTCTCCAGATAAACTGGAAGAGATTTGA
- the nth gene encoding endonuclease III, translated as MLKKDRYREFVAYFSSHNPDAQTELNYSNPYELLVAVILSAQCTDKRINQVTPKLFERFPDANTLSFASPQEVFTYIKSVSYPNNKAKHLVGMAKMLIESFGGVIPSDVKELQKLPGVGRKTANVIASVIYDAPAMAVDTHVFRVANRIGLTSNATTPLAVEKQLVKFLPKDTLAIAHHWLILHGRYICLARKPKCELCPITYMCKYYERQFLSNKVSLNVIKESNG; from the coding sequence ATGCTAAAGAAAGATCGCTATCGTGAATTTGTGGCATATTTTTCATCCCATAATCCCGATGCTCAGACGGAATTAAATTATAGTAATCCTTATGAATTGCTGGTAGCGGTAATTTTATCTGCACAATGCACAGACAAACGGATTAATCAAGTTACACCTAAGCTATTCGAGCGATTTCCAGATGCGAACACCTTGTCTTTCGCTTCTCCTCAAGAAGTTTTTACTTACATAAAAAGTGTAAGTTACCCGAACAATAAAGCAAAGCACCTTGTGGGCATGGCTAAGATGTTAATAGAAAGTTTTGGAGGAGTAATACCTTCTGATGTAAAGGAACTACAAAAATTACCTGGTGTTGGCCGAAAAACAGCAAATGTTATAGCTTCTGTGATCTATGATGCGCCGGCTATGGCTGTTGATACACATGTTTTTCGAGTGGCGAATCGTATAGGACTAACAAGTAATGCTACAACACCTTTGGCCGTAGAGAAGCAATTGGTTAAATTTCTACCGAAAGATACCTTAGCAATTGCACATCATTGGTTGATATTACATGGACGTTATATCTGCTTGGCAAGAAAACCTAAATGTGAGTTATGTCCGATAACCTATATGTGTAAATATTACGAAAGGCAATTTTTAAGTAATAAAGTTTCTCTCAACGTCATTAAGGAGAGTAATGGATAG